The sequence TGGCTCGCGCTCGAAATACGCCCGGTTGAGTCCATAGGCCACCGCCCCGGCCGCAGCCATGCAGGTGAGCACCTGGGGCCACAACGCCCGTAGCGGCAGAGACGAGCTTCCGCCTTTGGGAGTCACTCCGAAACTGCGCTTGACGCCAAGAATACCAAGCAGTGATGCCTGCATGTACACTGGGAAGGCCAGCGCCTGGAGAACGATGCCTATTCCCATCTCGGCTAGTCCGTATCTGCGCTGAGTAAGGGTGAAGATGAAAAGCGATAAAGTCAGCAGGATATAGGGGAAGAAGAAAAGGAAATATATTTCGGGCCGCGCGAAATAGCTTGGCACCTCCAGAAAAAGATACAACACCGGGCAAAGAATCATGGTGAAGAGCACCCAGCCTACGAAATAGTGCGTTCCTGAAAGGAAGTACTCCCACCATTTCGCTCCAGGAAGCCTGCGCGGGTTTCTTAAGAACGCAAAGAGAATCTCCCGGAATAGACCAACCGTGCCGTGTGCCCACCGGAACTGCTGCTTGAAGTAGGCGCCCAGGTCTTCAGGCCCCATGCCGAAGGCGCAGATCTTGTTGAGATAGGCCGAAGACCAGCCTCCAAGGTGGAACTTGAGGGAGGTGGCGAAGTCTTCGGTGACGGAGCTTTCCTCAAAACCTCCGACGGACGAAAGGGCTTCGCGGCGGAAAATGACGTTGGTGCCGCAGCAGAACATGGCGTCCTGCATGCTTTTTCCTTCGCATATATACTCATAGAACACTGCCTGCTGGAGCCCCGCAGCCCTGGCCACCCGGTTGGTTTCGAAGTTCGTGTAGTATTGGGGCGTCTGGATGAAGGCCAGTTTGGGGTTGGCCTCCATGAACGCAACAAGAGGTTCGACGAAGTCGGGGAAGGGGTTCTGGTCCGCGTCGAAGACGATGATGTACTTTTCATCGCGGTCCTTGGGTGCGTCCTCGAAGCCGTAGAAGGTGAACCCCTGCCTATCTTCTCCCTTCAGGAACGACAGGAAGTCATTGATCATGCCTGCCTTCGCCCCTCGCCATGCCCGCCGGAACATGTTTACCCCGATGCGTTCGCACAACGCTTCCACACTCTTGCGGTAGGCAGCCATGGCGGCCGGATCTTGTCCGGGCCGGTCGTAGCGGGTGTCGTCGAGGAAGTAGATGCGCTTGTTGGGGTAGGTCAGGTTATAAAAGCAGGTGAGAGTGTCCTCGATGATGCTCAAGGGTTCATGGAACGAGGAGACGATGATGGCCACCGGAGGGTATTCGTCCAAAGGGGGGACGTTGTCGGGAGAATACTTTTGGCCTGAAGGCTTGGAAATCACATGATACAGGTTCAGGAAGTAACCGAAGGCGTGGGTCAT is a genomic window of Desulfovibrio sp. containing:
- a CDS encoding glycosyltransferase, giving the protein MGRPGGLDRADIQVLGGSVSKAATILGPLVSMALLACMIATFLYLMVRTALLLEADYLWYEKSLATLLLLAEAFTMTHAFGYFLNLYHVISKPSGQKYSPDNVPPLDEYPPVAIIVSSFHEPLSIIEDTLTCFYNLTYPNKRIYFLDDTRYDRPGQDPAAMAAYRKSVEALCERIGVNMFRRAWRGAKAGMINDFLSFLKGEDRQGFTFYGFEDAPKDRDEKYIIVFDADQNPFPDFVEPLVAFMEANPKLAFIQTPQYYTNFETNRVARAAGLQQAVFYEYICEGKSMQDAMFCCGTNVIFRREALSSVGGFEESSVTEDFATSLKFHLGGWSSAYLNKICAFGMGPEDLGAYFKQQFRWAHGTVGLFREILFAFLRNPRRLPGAKWWEYFLSGTHYFVGWVLFTMILCPVLYLFLEVPSYFARPEIYFLFFFPYILLTLSLFIFTLTQRRYGLAEMGIGIVLQALAFPVYMQASLLGILGVKRSFGVTPKGGSSSLPLRALWPQVLTCMAAAGAVAYGLNRAYFEREPVYAILVNCMWCLYHLAILSSVLYFNHPEVQRHD